Below is a window of Stygiolobus azoricus DNA.
ACCAAGTCCTATAGAGTTACCTTCTGGATGTGTCTTTAACCCCAGATGCCCCCTCGCTAAACCTATCTGCAAAGAGAAAGAACCTGAGTTGAAGAAGGTGAAAGGGGATCACTATGTGGCATGCCATCTTTATTAACTTGCTATTATTCTTCTCCCTCTTTTTTACTGGTCACCAACTTTTAGCATATAAGGGTATGCTAGGAGGATTTAATGTATCCTTATCGGTTAACATAAACTACAACGAGATATCTCAAAACGAGTACAACGTTACGATCACAGAAAATGGCTTGAGCATTAACAATACACTCGGTTTAAAAAGTCAGATCCACGGTAAGTATTATTATATCGTTAATTATTCTAATAACCGCCTGAGTATAACATATTGCTTGTTAAACTCATCGGGAGTCGTATTGTATCCCTTCTATTTACCGTTTAATTTACATAACGGTAGTCTTATGCTTTATATAAGTGTGTACAATGGAACCAATCATTTAGCCTATATTATTGCTAACTCCTCTGTTAAAAGTTTGGAAAATGAAATAGTCTTAAATTTCACCGACTTTAACTTGACAGCAGATCCAATATATTACGTATCTGCCCTATATGAGTACAAAAACGGTGTTCTTAATAACGTGATACAAAACTACTCTAACTCATATGGGATATTCTTAGAGACCCAATTAACGTTAGACAATTCGTCTAAGATTAATTATCTTATCATCGCTACGACGGTTGTTATAACTATACTTGCAGTATCGTTAGTGGTAGTGAAGAAAAAGCTTAATTGCAGATATTGCAACCATGATCCCATCTCCTAACGAACGTATGTATATGTATAGTACACTGGATTCACTAGTGAAGCTCATAAACCTATATCCCGTGAATGAGCGTGAAAAAGTTGTAGAGACCATAAATTCTGCTCTGAAAAAAGTTAAAGAATATAAGACGAAATATCCTCAATATGTGACGTCATACCTCAAATCATTCTTATCTACTATGTTAGAAAAGTTAAAAGAGGGTCTAGAAAAGTTACAAAACCAGTGGAAAAGGCATCACAGCTTGTTGCTCAAAAAACCTACTCCACTGGAGGAGGATGAAGTTGGAGATATTGTCGACTAGGGAACAGTTGATTGATATAATTAAAAATGGTAATACGAATTGCAGAGCGTTAACTAATAGCTATGAGGAGGTAAGTGGACTATGCATTACCACTTTATATTTTAGGTTAGAACGGCCAATGCTCTACGTTCTATATGATAATAAGGCCTATGTTATTGGTAATTCCGAATACGGTAGGAGATTGAAGTTAATAAACGATAATTTAGTGAAGTTAGTGGAGAAAGCAGCTAAACGATATGATATAATAGGGACAATAATAGCATTGATGTATGTTACACAAGGTACTAAAAATGTTCCGAATGGTGCTATTTATCATTTTGTACCATTTTTACCTCCTAATGGATCTGTATCAACGACTCCAGCATATATTTACGACCTTTATACATTGCCTTCTGCATATTATAATAAACTATTCGAGGACTTTGTAGATACAGATGTATTTCATCTACTCTACTTGCAGGATGACCATACGACATTACTTGCTCTTCCTGCTTCTCATAATCTCAAAAAAGGCGACATAATTTACGTTGATAGTGGACGACAAATAAGGAAATGGATTTAAATGGAGAATCCTTAACCTTTTTATGTTCGTTTATCATGAGTTAAAGTACCTATCCTCAGATGGGAGCCCGATGGCGTTGGGCTCGACTGAGCCCCATGAGGTGCGGGTGAAGCTAATGAATCCGCACCAAGGGCTAACCCCGCTCACGGAATTAAAAGTACCGTAAGCGGGGAAACGCAAAGTCTTAAGGTCGTAAACATATGCTGGGTGCGGTGATATATTATTAGGAGGTAAAAATGGTATAAACACATAAATAACATTACTCTCGATATTTTTAGTACCTTGCGTAACATATGTAAATGTTACTTTTGTACCAATTATACCATATCTTTTAGTATCATTGACCACAGACTTAACAATATTATCAAGTATTGATGCCAAGCTATTACCGTATTCGGAATTACCAAAAACATAGACCTTTTTATTCTCTGGATCGAGAATATTGGCTTACCTTCTAACCTAAAATATAAACCAGTAAGACATAGTCCTCTTACATACTCATGATGTTTATACGCCCACTGGGAGTTATAAGGAAATCCGTCAAAATGATAAACTACTTCCTATCACTACTCAAACAATACAGTCTTAACACTTATGATTATACAAAATTTTCTTCGATTTTATCTCAGCCTAAGAAAGCGTCATATATAGTAAAGATAATGGAGAATACTCTAGGAGAGTACAGAGAAGGCATAGTAAATGAAGTAGTTACATTTTTGGTTATTCTATCTTCTCATCCATGTGATGTACAGCTGAAAGCGTTGGATTTACTCAACAAAATAGCAGCGTTTGCTTTTACTACCAGTGAACCCAAAGAATATTTAGAAATGATGTTATACTTACTAATAAAAAGTAGCTTTGCGAGGATTAACCATTTACTAAAGTCAAGCTGATATTTTGTATACATATTGTCAAAATACTGCCTCATACTATATTAACATATCAATAAAATTTATAACTCATTAATAATCTCTTTTTATTTGAGATCATTATGGATTCGAAATATATTCTAGTAGCATTAATAATAATACTATTCATAGTAAATATAGCATTTATATTTTATATGAGTTCTCAAATAACAACCTTGTCATCAGATTACAGTACCGCCACAACAGAGTATAACAACCTAAGAAGTATCTACTCCTCGTTATACGCCAATTACTCAGATCTAGTTAGTAAGTATAACTCGTTAGCCAGTAGCTTCAACACATTATACATGAATTACACAAAATTAAGTGCTGAGTACTCGACACTGAGTTCAGAGTATAGCAATCTAACCTCAAACTACGTGTCACTATCAAATGCCTATAGCGAATTACAAGGAAAAATGACTGTGCTCGACTTCTTCTTAAGTGTAGCAGATGCTAATACTGGTAAGATAGAGAACTTAATTACTGGACCAATGCCAGTAACATTCCAAATAACATCTCCACCTGGTAACGGAACTGTTATACTAACCCCTTCTAATTACACTCTTGGTATCGGAGAAATAGGTTCCATGTTGTCTAAGTACTTCGGCTATCCGGAGGTTAGAAGTTACTATAAGTCAATCATTATACATCAGTTCGGTAACTACACACTGGGAGAAGGAGTAATAGCGTTCAAGAACGTTAACCAAAACGGAACTTCAGTGGACACGTACGCTCTTATATACGTCTTGGCTATGAACACAGGTAAATATCAATGGCAAATTGTTAACGTTAAAATTGACAATTCAATCTCAATATATCAATACAACATGATAACCACGGCTTTATCTCTAATTCAAGACCTAGTAACCAAGAACCTAGCGGGGCTCCAGTCAATATTAGTTGGACCGTTCCCTAGTTACGTGTATATCGCCTCTGGTCCATTTATGGGTAACTACACTGGCGGAGATATCGTTACTAACATTTTTATTGACACCATAGTTGCTAAGAATATATCTACCATATCATTCGAACCCTTCTACATGACCTTGAACTACACTAGTAACCAAACTGGAATAGTTAATGTTTACGGTAACCTCACTATAACTTTAAGCAACGGGACAACTATGAGTTACTATACTCAGCTAGAGATGGCGGAACAACTTGAGCCAGATGGACTGTTCCAAGTTTACGGTTTTAATATATTAAACGATTTAACATTAACAGAGATCGAAAATATAATTCCTAAGTAAACAAATTCGAATCTCTTAAGAAATTTTTTTAAACCTTTAAACTTTTTATTTATTAAGTAGTGGGTGTTTTATGAATATGATAGGAAAAAAGAATCTTCTCATCGTTTCTCTAGTTTTAATATTAATAACAATGATATCACCAATTATATCTAGTGGATATGCAGTAATATCTAATTTTGATCAACCGGTATTGTCAGCGTCAAATTATAGAAACTTTACTCCCTATGTTGCAGTGCTTAATGAAGTTTGGGGTTACACGTCATATACAGCACTTTATCAAGCCTTGGTTGCAGGACAAGTTCAACTTGCAGGAATAGTTGACCAAGCTGAAATACTACAAGCAGAACACAACCCTAACTTATACCTCTACGATCAGCCTTACTATGGTTTTGGTCCAATTATACAATTCAATTTTGCTAAGTACCCTATGAACAACACATACTTTAGGTGGGCTATATTCAGCCTCGTAAACTACCAGTTAGTGCAACAAAAAGTGTTCGCAAACGGTTTATTAGGCGTAGCTATTCCATATTTCGTGAACCCATCTTTATATCCATTATTCTATAATCCAAATGCAAGCATATTCTATGAAACTCATGAAAGTTATAACCTAACAAGAGCTCAGGTTTACTTGCAAAAGGCGGGATTAGTCTATAACAAGTCTTTGGGGACTTGGACTTATCCAAACGGAACACCCTTAACTATCACGTGGATAATACCAGCTAACAATCCGCTAGACTTAAATTTAGCTCAAATAGTAACACAAGCTGCTAAACAAATAGGTCTAAACATACAATATCAAGTTGTGCCTTTTACACCTACATTAATACAAGATTTAATAACGGGAAATTACCAATTAATAACATTAGGTTGGTCTGTAAATGCAATAGCTCCAGCCTTCTTATACTTCATTTATGGACCCTTAGCACCTTCAACTAGCTTTAATAATTTCGTAAATGACAGTATAAATCAACTTTTAACGAAAGCGTATGTACAATCTAGTACAGTTAACGAATCTGCTTACTACACTAGACAAGCTATATACTTATTACAGGCTGCTGCACCCGTAATAATAGCCGGTTGGACTAATGAAGTTCAAGGTGCTTACTTACCCGGTTATGCAAACTATATACCTACCGTAGGTGGAGGTATATCACTATTTAATGTTCACCAAGCAGGGACAACGCAAGGAAAAGTTAACTGGGGAATAACTATAGAGAGTGCAGCACCAACAACCTATGACATATATAGTGCTCAAACCTTATATGAGTTTGACGGGTTAGGTGAAGTTTACGATACTCCCTTAACCAGTCCGCCTTTCAATGCATTAGAGTTACTACCGTGGGTAGTAGCTAACTGGACGGTGATAAGTAACTTAAATGAAACGATACCAGGGACTAACATAAAGATCGTGAACGGTCAAGAGATAATATTGGACTTAGTACATAATGCCACATTCCATAACGGCTTACCACTCACAGCACAAGCAATAAACTTCACTATATGGTACTTCGACATGGGTGGTTACTCTTCTAATCCCTTTAATTCATCTAAAGACACAATATATATTGGAAACTATTATGGAAAGCCAGTAATTCTGAACTATACTGCCGAATCCAATCACTCTTCCTTTGAATGGTTTGGCACCTTGCCTGGCTTAGTGTACAGCTATGTACCTCCTAATAACCCATATGAGATAGAGATATTCTTCAATACTAGCAGTGTATGGAATATATACTCTATATCAGGTATATATATAGTTCCACCCTCGATCTTTGAGAACATACCGCCTTATGAGCTAGGTTCAGATGTATATTCAGTCTCTCAGCATGGCCAAGTTATAGGTTCAGGTCCATATTACTTATATTCATGGAACACGTCAACAGGTTCTACATTCTACAGATTTAACGGATACTTTAGAATTGATCCATTAGTAAACTTAATCGCCAATATAACACCGGGTTCATCATATACATTCACATTCAACATCACTCAAATAGCCGCTGCTCCGGCTTACATAAACGGTAAAGCAACTGTAAGTGAACCTATTGTACCAATTGATAATGCAACAGGTTATGCAGAGATATGGCAATACGGGTCTACAAAAGTCCTAAAGACTATACCGATAACTCATATAAGTGGTGACCAATATCAAGTTACCATAGACACTACGGGATTAACGCCAGGTGAGACTTACGTTTTGTTCATAAATGCTACTTATACAGAACCCTTAGTACTTAACATGTCCGCTAATAGCTATGGAACTGGTACAATGACCGTGAACGTTCCGCATGTTTACTACGCCTACTACTCCTTCAACGTACTCCAGACTGTGACAACAACTCCACCAGTAACAACAACAACTACGACAACAACAACAACTACAATTGTAAGTACGATTACTCCCGTACCTAGTGCTTCAGCTCCAGCCTTACCACCTACCCCGACTGTTAACGTCGGAGTCGCAACTTACGGATCCTTAGGTGTTGGGATAGTACTAGTGATAGTAGCTATCATAGTAGCTGTATTAGTCGGAAGGAGGAGATAGAAAACTCAAATAATTTAATTAATTTTTTTAAATTATTTATTTATTTATTTTCTCCTTTTCCTCTTTATAAGTAGAAGACAACTATTTATTCAATTACTTCAAGATAAATAGTTATGATTAGGTTATCTACTGGTATACATGATTTTGACAAGCTTATTGAGGGAGGCATCCCACAAGGATTCTTTGTAGCCTTAACTGGTGAACCCGGGACTGGTAAGACGATCTTCTCCCTCAGCTTTATACACGAAGGACTCGTCCACGGGGAGCCTGCTATTTACGTCACTACGGAAGAGAGTAGGGATTCCATAATCAGGCAAGCCAAGATGTTTAACTGGGACCTTGAAGAGTATATTGAAAAGAAGTTAATAATAATTGATGCGTTAATGAAGGAAAGAGAAGACGAGTGGTCTTTAACGGAGTTGGAGCCAGAGGCACTGGTCCAAAAAGTAATAGAAGCTAAGCAAAAATTGGGCTCTGGATGGGCTAGGCTAGTAATCGATTCCGTATCCGCACTTTTCTTAGACAAACCTGCAATGGCGAGGAAAATAAGTTACTACTTGAAGAGAGTACTTAACAAGTGGAGGTTTACAATCCTCGTTACATCGCAATATGCGATAACTACTTCTCAAGCTTTCGGTTTCGGTGTTGAACACGTAGCCGATGGGATAATTAGATTTAGGAGAGTAATAAGGGATGGTATGCTACATAGGTATGTTATTATAGAGAAGATGAGGCAGACAAACCACGATAAGTACGTTTGGGAAATTGATATAGTCCCGGGAAAGGGCATAGTCCTTTTGGGAAGACTAAACGAGAGGAGGGAGGACTATGCTTTACCCAAAAAAGTAATGGATAAGATAAAGGAAGCAAATAAGGACGAAAGCGACATTCAGTAATTACGACATCCCTATTATTACCGTTTGTCTCTAGGCGTCATCCTGGGTATTTTAGGGTTTTTCTGAGTCTCCTCTAAGGACTTCCACCTCATCCACAACCCTCTTGGCAGGATTATGGGTGGCTGTAGAGCCCGACGGCACAGGAGTCCTATCTAGAGTCATCCCTACGGGGTTTGGAGCAATACTCCCATCACCCCATAGGACTCTGTTTTTCCCTTCCTCTCCCTCAGCTTCCTCTTCTCCCTAACCTGTAATAAACCACCCTAACTTACCCTAATGAGGCTTTCTACCCCAGATCCACCTTTCTCTTGACTTCATTAACTATTATCGATAAGACCTTTTCAACACGATCCCTTATCACAACGTCTGCAATAAAGTCCAGAGGTGTTTCCTCCATGTTGAGGATTATCAGTCTACCTCCTCTTTCCTTTACTACTTGCGGAACTAAATTTGCCGGATATACAGTCAAGGAGGAACCTACCACTAAAGCCAAGTCTGAGTCATAAGCAATCTGTAGTGCGTAATTTATTTCCTTAACCGGTTCTCCGAACAGTACGACATCTGGTCTAATAATCCCACCACATGAACACTTAGGGGGAAGTTCACCATTGTCTATTTTCGTAAGGACCTCAGACGAATCGTAAGACCTAAAGCATGAGGAACAATAACTCCTCTTCATAGTACCGTGAAGTTCTATCACGTTTTTTGAACCGGCTTTTTGGTGAAGACCGTCAATGTTTTGTGTGATAATGTATTTTATTAGCCCTATTCTCTCGAGTTCAGCTAGGGCAAAATGTGCAGGGTTTGGCTTTGCTTCAAATAGACTCCTCATCCTTGTGGAGTAAAACTCCCAGAAACCTTTGGGATCCCTTTCAAAGTACTCTATGCTTGCTAATTCAGGGGAGTATTTTTTCCAAAGACCGTTAGGTCCCCTGAAGTCAGGTATCCCGGAAGCAGTGCTAATCCCGGCACCGGTGAAAGCTATAGCGTTTACTGAAGAAAGTAACATGTCAACTATTGTGTTTATTTTTTCGTCCTCCATCACAAAAGATCGTGAAGGAAAAGTAAAAAAGTTAAATCGGTCGGGAGAGAAAATAGAATAAAAATGAAAAAAGAAAGAAAAAAGTGTTCATTACGTTATACTAAAACTCGCTACTGCTTCCCTACCGGTAGATATTGCTGGTGTGTATAATTTCACGTAATATTTTCCGGGAGCTAAGTGCACTCCTTTTATTAGTAAGTGGAACTGTCCTTCACTTCCCAATATTACTACGAATCCCGAATACCAGTTAACACTGTCCTTTTTATTCGCGTTCCATGGGGCTTGTATTATCTTCACGGTATCGTTAGATATCTGTGAAGAGTTTAGGAACATCACAAACGTGTGATTTGCATTGTATATCTCCATCAGTGGAGCGGAAGCTGGGTAAGCGTCAGGACCATCGATATCTGTTATGTTCATTATAAGGCATAGGCCTTGGGGTGTGTTATAAGCGTTTATGTAAGTGATCTCTAGCTTTGGTAATTTTGAGTTATTTACTAAAGGCCCTACTACGTTTCCATAAGCCCACTGGCCAGTAGCTAATATCCAGCCCACTACCAAGATACTGAAAATTAAGCCAAGAATAACTACTTTTTCCATGCTTTTCACCACAGTTTAATCCACTTAAGTATTGGCACGTTAGCTATTGGTCTATCTCCGAACTTCTTGTATAGGAAGTGATCTAATCCCCAAACTCTTCCAGCAGCTGTTAGCATTAGTACTACTGAACCTGCTGTTAATAGAGCACCGATTTGCCACTCGTCCTCGCATGTGGAACCTAACCAGTATGCTGGAGCGAAACCCACAGACATTGCTAGAGCACCTAGTGCTGCTAATCTTGTTAACAACCCGATCACTATCATAATCCCCACAAGTAGCTCGACATAACTGAAGACAGTGAGGAATGTTACGTCTAATGTTCTGTTCTCTAGAGTCATTAGTAAGAAAGGCTTAAACGGACCAGCGTGTGGAAGAAAGTTAACCAGTTTTCCTCCTACGAATGAAGATGAGTTAGGGTCTAACTTTTCAGGCTTTAGTACAGCCTTTCTTAAACCACCGTCTAAAAACATCCAACCTACAGCAAAACGTATGGGCCATATGTACTCCATTCTCGTCGAATTTCCTTCATTTAATTCCATTTTAGCCATCCTTTCAACTCACCTATTTCAAATTGTTTTAAAAAAGAACAAATTTAAGTTTTTCTAATAAAAAGTAATAAATCTTTTTAATCTTCAATTATTTACATAGTTAATACTTTTTTAAACTTAGATAAATAGAAAAGGATTAAAAAGAAGACTAAAACTAGTATATAAATTGTATTGGTAGATCATTCAAACCATACCACGATTATTCTAAATGTAGTAAAATTGTATTGGATACAGTTCGTTATAAAAAAACTAAATTACGTCTTCAGGTCTTACGGGAGTCTTATTGAACCTCTTTCCTGTGGCGTCCTCAATAGCCCTTACTATAGCAGCTGGACCAACTATTAACGCGGCTTCACCAACTCCCTTTGCTCCAGTGGGATATGCTGATGGATGTGGCTTTTCTACGAAGTGACTTTCAAACTTTGGTGCCTCAACAGCCGTGGGTATGAAATAATCAGCATAAGTTACAACTAGCTGACCGTCATCATTAATTATAGCTTCTTCTAATATTGCTTGTCCTACAGCTTGCGTAGCCCCACCGTGAATTTGACCCTCAGCTAAAGCCGGATTTATTACTACACCTATATCATCATAAGCCTTGTAGTCCA
It encodes the following:
- the cobB gene encoding NAD-dependent protein deacetylase, producing MEDEKINTIVDMLLSSVNAIAFTGAGISTASGIPDFRGPNGLWKKYSPELASIEYFERDPKGFWEFYSTRMRSLFEAKPNPAHFALAELERIGLIKYIITQNIDGLHQKAGSKNVIELHGTMKRSYCSSCFRSYDSSEVLTKIDNGELPPKCSCGGIIRPDVVLFGEPVKEINYALQIAYDSDLALVVGSSLTVYPANLVPQVVKERGGRLIILNMEETPLDFIADVVIRDRVEKVLSIIVNEVKRKVDLG
- the doxD gene encoding thiosulfate:quinone oxidoreductase large subunit, yielding MAKMELNEGNSTRMEYIWPIRFAVGWMFLDGGLRKAVLKPEKLDPNSSSFVGGKLVNFLPHAGPFKPFLLMTLENRTLDVTFLTVFSYVELLVGIMIVIGLLTRLAALGALAMSVGFAPAYWLGSTCEDEWQIGALLTAGSVVLMLTAAGRVWGLDHFLYKKFGDRPIANVPILKWIKLW
- a CDS encoding TQO small subunit DoxA domain-containing protein, which codes for MEKVVILGLIFSILVVGWILATGQWAYGNVVGPLVNNSKLPKLEITYINAYNTPQGLCLIMNITDIDGPDAYPASAPLMEIYNANHTFVMFLNSSQISNDTVKIIQAPWNANKKDSVNWYSGFVVILGSEGQFHLLIKGVHLAPGKYYVKLYTPAISTGREAVASFSIT
- a CDS encoding KaiC domain-containing protein, producing the protein MIRLSTGIHDFDKLIEGGIPQGFFVALTGEPGTGKTIFSLSFIHEGLVHGEPAIYVTTEESRDSIIRQAKMFNWDLEEYIEKKLIIIDALMKEREDEWSLTELEPEALVQKVIEAKQKLGSGWARLVIDSVSALFLDKPAMARKISYYLKRVLNKWRFTILVTSQYAITTSQAFGFGVEHVADGIIRFRRVIRDGMLHRYVIIEKMRQTNHDKYVWEIDIVPGKGIVLLGRLNERREDYALPKKVMDKIKEANKDESDIQ
- a CDS encoding ABC transporter substrate-binding protein is translated as MIGKKNLLIVSLVLILITMISPIISSGYAVISNFDQPVLSASNYRNFTPYVAVLNEVWGYTSYTALYQALVAGQVQLAGIVDQAEILQAEHNPNLYLYDQPYYGFGPIIQFNFAKYPMNNTYFRWAIFSLVNYQLVQQKVFANGLLGVAIPYFVNPSLYPLFYNPNASIFYETHESYNLTRAQVYLQKAGLVYNKSLGTWTYPNGTPLTITWIIPANNPLDLNLAQIVTQAAKQIGLNIQYQVVPFTPTLIQDLITGNYQLITLGWSVNAIAPAFLYFIYGPLAPSTSFNNFVNDSINQLLTKAYVQSSTVNESAYYTRQAIYLLQAAAPVIIAGWTNEVQGAYLPGYANYIPTVGGGISLFNVHQAGTTQGKVNWGITIESAAPTTYDIYSAQTLYEFDGLGEVYDTPLTSPPFNALELLPWVVANWTVISNLNETIPGTNIKIVNGQEIILDLVHNATFHNGLPLTAQAINFTIWYFDMGGYSSNPFNSSKDTIYIGNYYGKPVILNYTAESNHSSFEWFGTLPGLVYSYVPPNNPYEIEIFFNTSSVWNIYSISGIYIVPPSIFENIPPYELGSDVYSVSQHGQVIGSGPYYLYSWNTSTGSTFYRFNGYFRIDPLVNLIANITPGSSYTFTFNITQIAAAPAYINGKATVSEPIVPIDNATGYAEIWQYGSTKVLKTIPITHISGDQYQVTIDTTGLTPGETYVLFINATYTEPLVLNMSANSYGTGTMTVNVPHVYYAYYSFNVLQTVTTTPPVTTTTTTTTTTTIVSTITPVPSASAPALPPTPTVNVGVATYGSLGVGIVLVIVAIIVAVLVGRRR